Proteins encoded together in one Prunus dulcis chromosome 3, ALMONDv2, whole genome shotgun sequence window:
- the LOC117622039 gene encoding vesicle transport v-SNARE 13, which produces MSDVFEGYERQYSELSANLTKKCTVAGALDGEQKKQKISEIKAAIDDAESLIRKMDLEARSLPPNIKAVLLAKLREYKSDLNNLKSEVKRLVSGNSYSSARDELLESGMADTLTASADQRGRLMMSTERLNKSSDRVKDSRRTMLETEELGVSILQDLHSQRQSLLHANNTLHGVDDNIGKSKRVLTSMARRMSRNKWIIGSVIAVLVIAIALILYFKLK; this is translated from the exons ATGAGTGACGTATTTGAAGGGTACGAGCGCCAATACAGTGAGCTCTCTGCCAACCTCACCAAAAAGTGTACGGTAGCTGGTGCTCTTGATGGAG AgcaaaagaagcaaaagattTCTGAAATAAAGGCTGCAATTGATGATGCAGAATCTTTG atcCGGAAAATGGACCTCGAGGCAAGAAGTTTGCCACCAAATATTAAAGCTGTGCTTCTTGCTAAGTTGAGGGAATATAAATCAGATCTGAATAATCTGAAAAGCGAAGTTAAAAGACTTGTATCTGGTAACTCATATTCATCTGCCCGAGATGAGTTGTTGGAATCAGGCATGGCTGATACTCTGACG GCATCAGCTGATCAAAGAGGAAGGCTAATGATGTCAACAGAGAGATTAAACAAGTCTAGTGATAGAGTTAAGGACAGTAGAAGAACCATGCTGGAAACAGAAGAGCTTGGTGTTTCAATCCTTCAAGATCTGCATTCACAGAGACAGTCTCTGTTACATGCAAATAACACG CTTCATGGGGTGGATGACAACATAGGGAAAAGCAAGAGAGTTTTGACTTCCATGGCACGGAGGATGAGCAGGAACAAGTGGATTATTGGCAGTGTTATTGCCGTTCTTGTCATTGCCATCGCCTTGATCTTGTACTTCAAACTTAAATAG
- the LOC117622038 gene encoding pentatricopeptide repeat-containing protein At5g15340, mitochondrial: protein MRWPTNAVLASLPNRHLRSLIRACTRQRSIDMGKKLHAAIITGGLAAMPDSFLHNALLHFYAAHGSVCSARKLFDEIPNSHKDSVDWTVLMGCFSRHGMPQSGLRLFVEMRRENVRVDDVAMACLFNACARLGNVEIGEQGHGFVMKVGLGSSVKACNGVMDMYVKCGLLGMARRVFEEMGERSVVSWTVILDGVVKLEGVGSGRMVFDNMPERNEVAWTIMIVGYVSVGLIREGFSLLEEMVFGCGLGLNYVTLCSFLSASAQSGDTMTGRWVHAYAVKAVGNEIDIMVGTAVVDMYAKCGRVDTALKVFEHMHQRNEVTWNALLSGLAMHGRGKLVLNMFPQMLKEAKPDDLTFTALLSACSHSGLVEQGRHYFDNLEASYGVTPKIEHYACMVDLLGRAGHLEEAEVLIKKMPMPPNEVVLGSLLGSCRVHGKLKLGERILQELVRMHPHNTDHHVLLSNMYALGGKQDKANSLRQDLKNRGIRKVPGMSSVYVGCQVHQFSAGDKSHPQTMEIYMKLDEMIQRLRLAGYVPNTGSQVFFGVDSRDDDADKLEEIGQALFCHSEKLAVCFGLISTRAGSTLYIFKNLRICVDCHSAMKIVSHVYNREIVIRDRNRFHCFKQGSCSCSDYW, encoded by the coding sequence ATGAGATGGCCAACCAACGCTGTCTTGGCATCGCTCCCCAACCGCCACCTCCGTTCGCTTATTCGAGCATGCACGCGCCAACGCTCTATCGACATGGGCAAGAAGCTTCACGCAGCCATTATCACCGGCGGCCTTGCCGCCATGCCAGACTCATTCCTTCACAATGCCCTCCTCCACTTCTACGCCGCCCATGGCAGTGTATGCTCTGCCCGCAAGCTGTTCGATGAAATTCCCAACTCGCACAAAGACTCTGTGGACTGGACTGTCCTGATGGGCTGCTTTTCCCGCCACGGCATGCCCCAAAGTGGGCTTCGTTTGTTTGTCGAAATGAGAAGAGAAAACGTGAGGGTGGACGACGTGGCCATGGCTTGCTTGTTCAATGCGTGTGCTCGGCTGGGCAACGTTGAGATTGGGGAGCAAGGGCATGGGTTTGTGATGAAGGTGGGTTTGGGTTCTAGTGTCAAGGCTTGCAATGGGGTCATGGATATGTATGTCAAGTGTGGACTATTGGGTATGGCGAGACGGGTGTTTGAAGAGATGGGGGAGAGGAGCGTCGTGTCGTGGACTGTGATTTTGGATGGTGTGGTTAAGTTGGAAGGTGTGGGAAGTGGGAGGATGGTGTTTGATAATATGCCTGAGAGGAATGAGGTTGCTTGGACGATTATGATTGTTGGTTATGTGAGTGTTGGGCTTATCCGTGAAGGcttttctcttcttgaagaaatggtttttggttgtggtttgggATTGAATTATGTCACCCTCTGTTCATTTTTATCGGCTTCTGCGCAATCGGGAGATACGATGACAGGCCGTTGGGTTCATGCCTATGCTGTTAAGGCAGTGGGTAATGAGATTGATATCATGGTTGGCACAGCAGTGGTTGACATGTATGCAAAATGTGGTAGAGTAGACACTGCGTTGAAAGTTTTCGAGCACATGCACCAAAGGAATGAAGTGACCTGGAATGCTTTGCTTAGTGGGTTGGCAATGCATGGAAGGGGTAAACTTGTTCTGAATATGTTTCCTCAAATGCTCAAAGAAGCCAAGCCAGACGATTTAACCTTTACAGCTTTGTTGAGTGCTTGCAGCCACTCAGGCCTTGTTGAACAGGGTCGACATTACTTTGATAATCTTGAAGCATCATACGGTGTAACACCTAAGATAGAACACTATGCTTGTATGGTGGATCTTCTAGGTAGGGCTGGTCATTTAGAAGAGGCTGAAGTCTTGATTAAGAAAATGCCAATGCCTCCAAATGAGGTTGTTTTAGGTTCCCTTCTTGGTTCTTGCAGAGTCCACGGAAAGCTAAAGCTGGGCGAACGCATTCTGCAAGAACTGGTTCGAATGCATCCCCACAACACAGATCATCATGTCCTGCTTTCAAACATGTATGCTTTAGGTGGAAAGCAGGACAAGGCTAACTCACTGAGGCAGGATCTTAAGAACAGGGGTATAAGAAAGGTGCCTGGAATGAGTTCAGTTTATGTGGGTTGCCAAGTTCATCAGTTCAGTGCCGGAGATAAGTCACACCCACAGACGATGGAGATTTACATGAAGTTGGATGAGATGATACAAAGGTTGAGATTGGCTGGTTATGTCCCAAATACTGGTTCTCAAGTTTTCTTTGGCGTTGACAGTAGAGATGATGATGCAGATAAGCTGGAGGAGATAGGGCAGGCATTGTTCTGCCACAGTGAAAAGCTGGCAGTCTGTTTTGGACTTATAAGCACAAGAGCTGGCTCAACTCTTTATATTTTCAAGAATCTGCGGATATGTGTAGACTGTCATTCTGCTATGAAAATAGTTTCTCATGTTTATAACCGAGAAATTGTAATCAGGGATCGGAATCGATTTCATTGTTTCAAGCAAGGTTCTTGTTCTTGCTCTGATTATTGGTGA
- the LOC117622471 gene encoding uncharacterized protein LOC117622471, producing MGEVAAAGLFSVWHCQPLFCPRRGMRAGAENLKGKLMKKQDRLCHVKALFNPSLPKKKEPLTFYFRHTIDAPLYESPRAPFYQYLEDEQRVFKAIFQDEEKTQLNEEEWRIQMPTMQVLFLSIYLILYVKLRMKSMGKDYPSHVPQDISKVLEIDITRWELRGPSDYEPGDFSLTIKGTIYSERQGAQSWLRNIFDINISFIVSPLLAWVPDDVMRNITKTLVKTTMDDVKVNARLLADYDKFKTEKLKNVV from the exons ATGGGTGAGGTTGCTGCTGCCGGTCTTTTTTCTGTATGGCATTGCCAACCCTTGTTCTGTCCTCGTAGAGGCATGCGTGCTGGAGCAGAAAATTTGAAGGGTAAGCTGATGAAGAAGCAGGACAGGCTTTGCCATGTAAAGGCCTTGTTTAATCCAAGTTtgccaaagaaaaaggagCCTTTAACCTTCTACTTTAGACATACTATTGATGCCCCTCTCTATGAGTCCCCTAGG GCTCCATTTTATCAATATTTGGAGGATGAGCAAAGGGTTTTTAAAGCAATTTTTCAGGACGAGGAAAAAACTCAACTCAATGAG GAAGAGTGGAGAATTCAAATGCCAACCATGCAAGTCTTGTTCTTGTCTATCTACCTTATACTATATGTAAAGTTAAGAATGAAATCGATGGGGAAAGACTACCCTTCTCATGTTCCTCAAGACATTTCCAAGGTTCTTGAGATTGACATT acAAGATGGGAGCTCCGAGGCCCTTCAGATTACGAGCCAGGGGATTTTAGCCTCACTATCAAAGGAACCATATACTCTGAAAGACAAGGAGCACAAAGCTGGCTTAGAAACATATTTGATATCAACATAAGCTTCATTGTTTCGCCTCTGCTTGCTTGGGTGCCGGATGATGTTATGCGAAACATTACAAAAACG CTTGTGAAGACGACGATGGACGATGTGAAAGTAAATGCCAGGCTGCTAGCAGATTATGACAAATTCAAAACAGAGAAGCTCAAGAATGTGGTCTAA
- the LOC117622936 gene encoding pectinesterase 31, whose amino-acid sequence MAAFLLRVAQDGSGDYRTVQEAIDAVPLCNTRRTLIRVSPGIYRQPVYVPKTKNLITLAGLAPELTVLTWNNTATKIEHHQASRVIGTGTFGCGTTIVEGEDFIAENITFENSSPEGSGQAVAIRVTADRCAFYNCRFLGWQDTLYLHYGKQYLKDCYVEGSVDFIFGNSTALLENCHIHCKGAGFITAQSRKSSQETTGYVFLRCVITGNGGTSYAHLGRPWGPFGRVVFAYTFMDGCIRHVGWNNWGKTENERSACFYEYRCFGPGSCPSKRVTWARELLDEEAVQFLQHGFIDPDPERPWLAQRMALRIPYSA is encoded by the exons ATGGCGGCCTTTCTGCTAAGGGTGGCACAGGACGGCTCCGGCGACTACCGGACGGTGCAGGAAGCCATAGATGCCGTCCCTCTTTGCAACACGCGTCGCACTTTGATTCGTGTCTCTCCCGGCATCTACAGGCAGCCCGTGTACGTACCCAAGACGAAGAATCTCATCACTCTCGCTGGTCTGGCTCCTGAGCTCACTGTGCTCACCTGGAACAACACCGCCACCAAAATTGAGCACCACCAG GCTTCTCGTGTGATTGGAACTGGGACTTTCGGGTGTGGGACAACTATTGTGGAAGGAGAGGACTTTATTGCCGAGAACATCACCTTTGAGAACTCTTCTCCTGAG GGTTCAGGCCAAGCTGTGGCGATTAGAGTAACAGCTGATCGATGTGCCTTCTATAATTGCAGGTTCCTTGGATGGCAG GATACCCTGTACTTGCATTATGGAAAGCAGTATCTGAAAGATTGCTATGTTGAGGGAAGTGTTGATTTCATTTTCGGCAATAGCACAGCTCTTCTGGAGAATTGTCATATCCATTGCAAGGGAGCAGGCTTCATAACTGCACAAAGCAGGAAATCTTCCCAGGAGACAACAGGATATGTATTCTTAAG ATGTGTAATCACTGGAAATGGAGGGACTTCTTATGCACATCTGGGACGGCCATGGGGACCTTTTGGAAGAGTGGTCTTTGCATATACATTTATGGATGGGTGCATCAGACATGTTGGCTGGAATAATTGGGGTAAAACAGAGAATGAAAGAAGCGCATGCTTTTATGAATACAG GTGTTTTGGACCAGGGAGTTGCCCATCAAAACGGGTGACATGGGCTAGAGAACTGTTAGATGAGGAAGCAGTCCAGTTCCTCCAGCATGGTTTCATTGACCCAGATCCAGAAAGGCCGTGGCTTGCTCAGAGGATGGCGCTAAGAATACCATATTCGGCATAG
- the LOC117622908 gene encoding uncharacterized protein At5g39570, which yields MTRYYTYYTGNDANEDSADVFEEYDPTPYEGGYDMALTYGRPVAPSERTCYRHSSGEDPEEDYDQPEFSSYQEPSAYDEEAVKEEYSSYARPSQEGDQYNIRRQGRGEGRRSDSYDDEEPTPAGEGGYGRKKYATSPGGTRSSWWPGCCTSEQAIQ from the exons ATGACGCGCTACTACACGTACTACACAGGGAACGACGCCAACGAAGACAGCGCGGACGTGTTCGAGGAGTATGATCCGACGCCATACGAGGGCGGGTACGATATGGCACTGACCTACGGCCGCCCTGTGGCCCCATCTGAGAGGACGTGCTACCGTCACTCCTCGGGAGAGGACCCCGAGgaggactatgatcagccagAGTTCTCATCGTACCAGGAGCCGTCCGCGTACGACGAGGAGGCCGTGAAAGAGGAGTATAGTAGCTACGCCCGGCCTTCGCAAGAGGGAGATCAATACAATATTCGGAGGCAGGGCCGCGGCGAAGGGAGGAGAAGCGATTCTTATGACGATGAGGAGCCCACTCCGGCAGGAGAAGGGGGATATGGTCGCAAGAAATAC GCTACCTCGCCTGGAGGCACTAGATCATCTTGGTGGCCCGGATGTTGCACCAGCGAACAAGCAATTCAGTGA
- the LOC117621385 gene encoding uncharacterized protein At5g39570-like, which translates to MPYYTAAGDDEVHDFDEYDPTPYGGGYDLFLTYGRALEPSDETCYPNSSPSDDFDYERPQFSSYSEPSAYDEEALDNEYSSYARPTHRPGPAIGFTPGGGDPEGEHGGRPQPAYGFQPGGEDRPERPDSGHGSGYGRKPGYEKPGSEYGSGYRRRPESDEPSSEYGSGYGRKPEYETPEPEYGSGYGRKPEYETPEPEYGSGYGRKPEYETPEPEYGSGYGRKPEYEASESEQGSGYGRKPEFEAPGAGFGSGYVKPSYGEEPGYGDEPPRKPSYGRPSYETSESEERPKYESSGYGKTEFERPGYGEEPRRRPSYETPESEERPSYGRPGYGDEQPPPRPSYGRPGYGDEPPPPRPSYGRPSYEGEESAEYEKPSYGRSEEQEYRRPGGYERRGDDDEAERPKYGSREEDYSRKKYGNDNSDEDDDDEEKKRRHHKHHHRKSYDDE; encoded by the exons ATGCCGTACTACACAGCTGCCGGCGATGACGAAGTTCACGACTTCGACGAGTACGATCCGACGCCGTACGGTGGCGGATACGATTTGTTTCTGACCTACGGCCGTGCTCTCGAGCCGTCGGATGAGACCTGCTACCCTAACTCATCGCCATCCGATGATTTCGATTATGAGCGGCCCCAATTTTCATCGTACTCTGAGCCCTCTGCATATGACGAAGAGGCTCTCGACAACGAGTACAGCAGCTACGCCCGGCCCACGCACCGACCCGGACCCGCCATTGGGTTCACTCCAGGTGGAGGCGATCCCGAGGGGGAGCACGGAGGGAGGCCCCAACCGGCTTATGGGTTCCAGCCTGGCGGAGAGGATAGACCCGAGAGGCCCGATTCGGGTCATGGGTCTGGGTATGGTCGGAAGCCGGGGTATGAAAAGCCCGGTTCGGAATACGGTTCTGGGTATCGACGGAGACCAGAGTCCGATGAGCCCAGTTCCGAGTATGGATCTGGGTATGGCCGAAAGCCAGAGTACGAGACGCCTGAACCCGAGTATGGATCTGGGTATGGCCGAAAGCCCGAGTACGAGACGCCTGAACCCGAGTATGGATCTGGGTACGGTCGAAAGCCCGAGTACGAGACGCCTGAACCCGAGTATGGATCTGGGTACGGGCGAAAGCCCGAGTACGAGGCTTCCGAATCTGAGCAAGGATCTGGGTATGGGCGAAAGCCTGAGTTCGAAGCACCGGGAGCTGGATTCGGGTCTGGGTATGTGAAGCCGAGTTATGGCGAGGAGCCTGGTTATGGAGATGAGCCGCCGAGAAAGCCAAGCTATGGGAGGCCCAGTTATGAGACCTCAGAAAGTGAGGAGAGGCCCAAGTATGAGAGTTCGGGTTATGGGAAGACTGAGTTTGAGAGACCTGGTTATGGCGAAGAGCCGCGGAGGAGGCCTAGTTATGAGACCCCAGAAAGCGAGGAGAGGCCCAGCTATGGGAGGCCTGGCTACGGAGATGAGCAACCGCCGCCAAGGCCCAGCTATGGGAGACCTGGCTACGGAGATGAGCCGCCACCGCCGAGGCCCAGCTATGGGAGGCCCAGTTATGAGGGGGAGGAAAGCGCGGAGTATGAGAAGCCCAGTTATGGGAGGAGCGAGGAGCAGGAGTACCGCAGGCCTGGTGGTTATGAGAGGCgcggtgatgatgatgaagctGAGCGTCCTAAGTATGGTTCTCGTGAGGAAGACTATAGTCGCAAGAAATAT GGAAATGACAACTcggatgaggatgatgatgatgaggagaaAAAACGACGTCACCACAAGCACCACCACCGCAAGAGCTATGATGATGAATGA
- the LOC117621384 gene encoding pentatricopeptide repeat-containing protein At1g74630-like — translation MLQPEQQQWQVSLSFSLGYMAQNCLSMRHLKQIHARSIVTNLHHHAIVFAKLFRFAAVSPSGDLNYAHRLFCHMPQPTTFLYNTLIRGYSKSSSPSQSVLLFNQMRLNSLSPDEFTFTFLLKSRSRMKIDVPSIMASDEIHGVVVKFGFCSHLFVQNALIHIYGARGIPLAARRVFDEAVAPDVVSWSGLVSAHVRAGELDFARQVFDEMPERDVVSWTAMISAYSQAKYSREALELFWEMNRAGVRPDEVTMVSVISACTDWKDVQTGICIHQYIDENGFAWMVSLCNALIDMYAKCGCMDRAWQVFNKMNQKSLVTWNSMISACANHGNADDAFGLFDSMISAGFPPDGVTFLALLVAYTHKGLVDEGLWLFDRMQKDYRIEAQIEHYGCVVDMLGKAGRLEEAYNLISSMPVPGNDVVWGTLLTACRTYGDADMGERVVKRLLELKPDEGGYYILLRDIYVAAGRTAEANAMRQTMMVNGASKTPGCSWVGA, via the coding sequence ATGCTACAGCCAGAGCAACAACAATGGCAGGTAAGTCTGAGCTTCAGCCTGGGCTACATGGCCCAGAACTGCCTCTCCATGAGACACCTCAAGCAAATCCACGCCCGCTCAATCGTCACAAATCTACACCACCACGCCATCGTCTTCGCCAAGCTGTTCCGCTTCGCCGCTGTCTCACCCTCCGGTGACTTAAACTACGCGCACCGCCTGTTCTGTCATATGCCCCAACCAACCACTTTCTTGTACAATACCCTCATCCGGGGTTACTCTAAAAGTTCGTCGCCTTCGCAATCGGTTCTTCTGTTTAACCAGATGAGGCTAAACAGCCTCAGCCCAGATGAGTTTACCTTCACATTTTTGCTGAAATCGCGGTCAAGAATGAAAATTGATGTGCCTTCGATAATGGCGTCCGATGAGATTCATGGGGTCGTGGTAAAGTTTGGGTTTTGCTCACATTTGTTTGTACAGAACGCATTGATTCATATATACGGGGCGAGAGGGATACCGCTTGCGGCAAGGCGAGTTTTCGATGAGGCGGTGGCTCCGGATGTCGTTTCTTGGTCGGGTTTGGTTAGTGCGCATGTGAGAGCGGGGGAATTGGACTTTGCACGGCAGGTGTTTGATGAGATGCCTGAGAGGGATGTGGTTTCTTGGACCGCTATGATTTCTGCCTATTCGCAAGCAAAGTATTCGAGGGAAGCGCTTGAGTTGTTTTGGGAGATGAATCGCGCGGGAGTGAGACCCGACGAGGTCACCATGGTCAGTGTGATCTCAGCTTGCACGGATTGGAAAGATGTGCAAACGGGGATATGCATCCACCAATATATTGATGAGAATGGGTTTGCATGGATGGTTTCACTTTGCAATGCgctaattgacatgtatgcaAAGTGTGGATGCATGGATCGAGCGTGGCAAGTATTCAATAAGATGAACCAGAAGAGCTTGGTCACttggaattcgatgatttcagCTTGTGCAAACCATGGCAATGCTGATGATGCATTCGGTTTGTTCGATAGTATGATTAGTGCCGGTTTTCCTCCAGACGGGGTCACGTTTCTAGCACTTTTAGTTGCTTATACACACAAGGGATTGGTAGACGAAGGGCTCTGGCTATTTGATAGAATGCAAAAAGACTACAGAATCGAGGCACAAATTGAGCATTACGGGTGTGTGGTAGATATGTTAGGCAAGGCAGGGCGGTTGGAGGAAGCATACAATTTGATTAGCAGTATGCCAGTTCCAGGAAATGATGTCGTTTGGGGAACGCTCCTCACAGCGTGCAGAACTTACGGTGATGCTGATATGGGCGAGAGGGTTGTGAAGAGGCTGTTAGAGTTGAAGCCAGATGAAGGTGGCTACTATATTCTCCTTCGTGATATTTATGTTGCTGCTGGAAGGACTGCGGAAGCAAATGCTATGAGGCAAACCATGATGGTTAACGGTGCTAGTAAGACTCCTGGATGCAGTTGGGTGGGAGCATAA
- the LOC117621391 gene encoding transmembrane emp24 domain-containing protein p24delta9 — protein sequence MSHINFSVILILGLMSTMAHSMRFDLQSGATKCISDDIKSNAMTVGKYSVVNHNEGFPKPDSHKVTVRVTSPYGSNYHYGDHVESGNFAFTAAETGDYSACFWVSDRKPSTTVTIDFDWKTGVAAKDWSKVAKKGQIETMEVELTKLYDTVSSIHDEMFFLREREEEMQQLNRSTNSKMATFSFLSLLVCLSVAGLQLWHLKMFFERKKLL from the exons atGTCCCATATCAATTTTTCtgtaattttgattttggggttAATGTCAACAATGGCGCATTCAATGCGTTTCGACCTTCAATCGGGCGCCACCAAGTGCATCTCAGACGACATAAAGAGCAATGCCATGACGGTGGGCAAGTATTCCGTCGTTAACCACAACGAGGGCTTTCCTAAACCTGATTCTCATAAGGTCACTGTCAGG GTGACCTCACCTTATGGAAGTAATTATCACTATGGGGATCACGTGGAATCGGGTAATTTTGCGTTTACTGCGGCAGAGACTGGTGATTATTCAGCTTGCTTTTGGGTGTCTGATCGTAAGCCCTCGACCACGGTGACCATTGATTTTGACTGGAAAACGGGAGTTGCTGCTAAGGACTGGTCCAAGGTTGCCAAGAAAGGGCAGATTGAA ACGATGGAAGTTGAGCTGACAAAATTATATGATACTGTGTCATCCATTCATGATGAGATGTTTTTTCTTCGTGAAAG GGAGGAAGAAATGCAACAACTTAACAGATCAACTAACTCCAAGATGGCGACTTTTAGCTTCCTTTCCCTTCTGGTTTGCCTGTCAGTGGCCGGTTTGCAACTATGGCATCTCAAGATGTTCTTTGAGAGGAAGAAGCTCCTCTAG
- the LOC117621382 gene encoding phosphate transporter PHO1 homolog 9, translated as MKFGKEFVSQMVPEWQEAYMDYNSLKLLLKDILCFRQCNKVTTPMASTPEGSSLKRRVSLYRAFSGLTSRHRGSPKKKEDEEILVSEEGAEGQWQTMFLMSSDEGGDIEVVFFKRLDEEFNKVINFYKKKVGEVVDEAEELSRQMDALIALRLKVENPLVELGGTDVIDRGSNGVSSQSTVHPTSGRRPGGPQMDVIPEVEMSNEGEMEDEERGSKESKTSDQKGNGSTADIKGFKPPSLEILDHIKINVTPETPVSTVKGILKSSKPDLSFSKKELRKAEEQMTEAFNEFYQKLRLIKSYCFLNQLAFSKIMKKYDKISSRNASKVYLNMVDNSYLGSCDEVTRIMERVEATFIKHFTNGNRREGMKTLRPRARREKHRSTFFLGLFSGVSIALVVAIIVLIHARNIFRSEGRGQYMENIFPLYSLFGFMVLHMLMFSANIYYWRRYRVNYPFIFGFQQGAELGYRQFFLLSSGLAILALAGVLSNLDMEMDPSTKSFRALTELVPLGLVTVVLLIMFCPFNIIYRSSRFFLLQCIFHCLCAPLYKVSLPDFFFADQLTSQVQAFRSLEFYVCYYGWGDFKKRSHNCLDSRVYRSFYFIVAIIPYWIRSLQCLRRLIEEKDGMQGLNGLKYFSTILAVAMRTSFDLKKGMMWKILAITSSAVATIVSTYWDIVIDWGLLRRNSRNPWLRDKLLISNKSVYFIAMVLNVILRLAWMQSVLGIKEVPFVHRTALVAIVACLEIIRRGIWNFFRLENEHLNNVGKFRAFKSVPLPFNYDCDESKSR; from the exons atgaagtttggaAAAGAGTTTGTGTCCCAAATGGTGCCAGAATGGCAAGAGGCTTACATGGACTACAACTCTCTCAAGCTTCTCTTGAAAGACATCTTGTGTTTTAGGCAGTGCAACAAAGTAACAACACCAATGGCATCAACTCCTGAAGGGTCATCGTTGAAGAGAAGGGTGTCTCTCTACAGAGCTTTTAGTGGGCTAACAAGCCGGCATCGAGGCTCTCcgaagaagaaagaggatGAAGAGATTCTTGTTAGTGAAGAAGGGGCCGAAGGGCAGTGGCAGACAATGTTTTTGATGTCCTCTGATGAAGGAGGAGACATTGAGGTTGTGTTTTTCAAGAGGCTTGATGAGGAGTTTAATAAAGTCATCAACTTCTACAAGAAGAAAGTTGGGGAAGTGGTGGATGAGGCAGAGGAGTTGAGCAGACAGATGGATGCTTTAATTGCTCTTAGGCTGAAGGTAGAGAATCCACTGGTGGAACTGGGAGGAACTGATGTGATAGACAGGGGAAGCAATGGGGTTTCCTCGCAATCAACTGTTCATCCCACTAGTGGCAGAAGGCCAG GAGGGCCTCAGATGGATGTGATTCCAGAAGTTGAGATGAGCAATGAAGGAGAaatggaagatgaagagagagGAAGCAAAGAATCAAAAACCAGTGACCAGAAAGGCAATGGAAGCACGGCGGATATTAAGGGATTTAAACCACCTTCACTAGAGATCCTGGATCATATAAAGATCAATGTGACACCTGAAACTCCGGTATCAACAGTGAAAGGCATCCTCAAGAGTTCAAAACCAGACTTATCATTCAGCAAGAAAGAGTTGAGGAAAGCAGAAGAGCAAATGACAGAGGCTTTTAATGAGTTCTACCAAAAGCTTCGGCTTATAAAAAGTTACTG TTTCCTGAATCAATTGGCTTTTTCAAAGATCATGAAGAAATATGACAAG ATCTCTTCAAGGAATGCATCAAAGGTTTACTTGAATATGGTGGATAATTCTTATCTCGGAAGCTGTGATGAA GTTACTAGGATCATGGAAAGGGTGGAGGCTACCTTCATAAAGCACTTTACAAATGGAAATCGCAGAGAAGGAATGAAGACATTAAGACCAAGAGCCAGAAGGGAAAAGCATAGAAgtacattttttttgg GGTTGTTCTCTGGGGTCTCAATTGCACTTGTAGTAGCCATCATTGTGCTTATACATGCAAGAAATATCTTTAGGAGTGAAGGGCGTGGTCAGTACATGGAAAACATATTTCCTCTATACAG CTTGTTTGGATTCATGGTCCTACATATGCTCATGTTCTCAGCAAACATATACTATTGGAGGCGATACCGGGTAAATTAtccatttatttttggctTCCAGCAAGGGGCAGAGCTGGGTTACAGACAGTTTTTCCTTCTCAGTTCGGGTCTTGCAATTCTCGCCTTGGCTGGTGTCCtctcaaatttggatatgGAGATGGACCCAAGTACAAAAAGCTTCAGAGCTTTAACTGAATTAGTCCCTTTGGGCCTAGTCACT GTTGTGCTTCTTATAATGTTTTGTCCTTTCAACATAATATATCGTTCCAGTCGATTTTTCCTCCTCCAATGTATATTCCATTGCCTTTGTGCTCCACTTTATAAG GTTTCCCTCCCAgattttttctttgcagatCAGCTTACTAGCCAG GTTCAAGCCTTCAGGAGTTTGGAATTCTATGTTTGCTATTATGGTTGGGGGGACTTCAAAAAAAGATCACACAACTGCCTTGACAGCCGTGTATATAGATCTTTCTACTTCATTGTAGCAATTATTCCTTATTGGATCCGTTCCCTTCAG TGCCTTCGACGCTTGATAGAAGAGAAAGATGGAATGCAAGGATTAAATGGGCTGAAATACTTTTCAACAATTCTTGCAGTAGCCATGAGAACAAGTTTTGATCTGAAAAAGGGGATGATGTGGAAGATCCTTGCCATAACTAGTTCAGCTGTGGCAACAATTGTTAGTACGTATTGGGATATAGTCATAGATTGGGGGCTTTTGCGCCGGAATTCTAGAAACCCTTGGCTTAGAGATAAACTCCTCATATCAAACAAAAGTGTTTATTTTATAGCCATG GTGTTGAATGTTATACTGAGACTCGCTTGGATGCAATCAGTATTGGGAATTAAAGAAGTGCCTTTCGTCCACAGAACAGCCTTAGTTGCAATAGTTGCCTGTTTAGAAATTATTCGTCGTGGCATTTGGAATTTCTTTCG GTTGGAGAATGAGCACCTGAACAATGTGGGAAAGTTTCGAGCATTCAAGTCTGTACCCCTACCTTTCAACTATGACTGTGATGAGAGCAAGAGCAGATAA